The sequence ACCTGAGGGCCCCGCGGGAATTACCCCTGCGGGGCCCGTTTTTAATCCGATCCGTGGGAGGGGACACAGATGAAAGACAAGGCCGTCAACCTGAAAGAGCGTCTGGATAAGATTGTCGAGCTTTGGTCTCCGCGCGTGGTCGGTGAGGTGAACGACACTTACATCAAGCTGGTCAAGATCAAAGGCGAGCTGGCCTGGCACCGTCACGCGGATGAGGATGAAATGTTTCTGGTCCTCAGGGGAAACCTGCGTATCGAAATGGAAAGCAGCACAGTGGAGCTGAGCGAGGGGGATTTTTTTGTGGTGCCGCAGGGCGCGCCCCACAACCCGGTGTCGGAGGAGGGCTGCGAGATAATCCTGATCGAGCCCAAGACCACCCGTCACACCGGTGACACCCTGACCGAGCGGACAAAGAGC is a genomic window of bacterium containing:
- a CDS encoding cupin domain-containing protein, with the protein product MKDKAVNLKERLDKIVELWSPRVVGEVNDTYIKLVKIKGELAWHRHADEDEMFLVLRGNLRIEMESSTVELSEGDFFVVPQGAPHNPVSEEGCEIILIEPKTTRHTGDTLTERTKSIAEQLKAD